GCTACAAGCCCACACTACACGCCCCAACTACAATGGTCCAGATTAATGTGTGCGCCTGATAACTGCCATAACTACAGTGGTCCTTAGGGGGCGCCCTGCTCACCTTGTGCTGCATGCGGACGGACTCGACGGGGTACTCTCCCTTGGCGGTCTCACCACACAGCATGAGGCAGTCGGCTCCGTCCAGCACGGCGTTGGCCACGTCGACACTCTCTGCACGAGTGGGGCGGGGCTTCTTGATCATGCTCTCCAGCATCTGTCAGACACAAAGTGGAAAAGTGACCCACTCAGGTACAGCAAGAAAGAATTTAGCAATGCCATAACCCTGATCATAGCATTAATACAACCCTACCACACTGCTAGGCTATCACGCTAATGACCATGCCACACTGCTAGGCTATCACGGTAATTACCCTGCCACATTGCTAGGCTATCTGCTTTGGCACTGCACTGCTCACCTGCATGCCACAAATAACGGGCTTGCCAATTCTGTTGCAGCggccaatcatcatcttctgaGCCAGGAACACCTTCTCAATAGGCATCTCAATGCCCAGGTTGCCACGGGCGACCATGATGCCATCGCTAGCCTCCATAATCTCGTCAAACCTAAACCAATGGACatacatatttttaaaaaaactgaCCGACTAGAATTATTTTGACGGTATTGTTTAGAATAATCTTCATGAAGAAACGCCTACTTGCGGCAGCCCTCATGGTTCTCGATCTTGCTGAAGACCTTGATGTCCTTGCCCTTCTCACCCATGGCCTTCCTGACGGCGTGCACGTCGGCAGCCTTGCGCATGAAGGAGGCGAACACCATGTCGACGCCGTGCTCCACAGCGAACTGCAGGTTCTTCGTGTCCTTCTCTGACACGGCAGGCAGGTCCCAGGATGCGCCGCGCACATTCACTCCCTTCTTGCTACCCAGTGTACCGCCATTCTCAATCTCACACTCCAGGAAGTCATTACCTGGGGACAGGTGTGCAGGCACAGGTGAGGCCAGGGGCAAGGATTTAGGAGGGAAGAGATATTACACAGTGGTAGCATAATAAAGAATGACTCGATCAAGTCTTTTGTCAACAGCTGGAGGCATAGTGGCATATGCTTACTGGACAATTAAATAATCTAAAGTTATAGTTAGTGCTAAACTGTGCTTGGTTTTTAGGATATCTGGGTAAGAATTGGTCTTCATCAtctcccaatggagcagtatttCCGTGGACACCTGGGTATGTGAAGACTTACCAACGCTCTTGACCATAAGGCGGATGGAGCCGTTGTCAAGGTAGACGTGCTTGCCAACCTCCACAACCTTGGGCATGTCCTTGTAGTCAACCCAAACGTTCTTCTCGTTGCAATTCTCCTTGAACTGGTCGTCCATAGTCAGCTTGAGCATCTCGCCCTTGACCAGCTTGACCTCCTCAGTGTCACTCTGCAGGGTACAGGCCACAGATGGCACAGGAAGTGAATAACCTCAGGTAAGACTAGAAAATGGGGCTAGTTAACGGTGTTAGTGGCTAACTTCATACACagtataagggggggggggggggggggttggagagaagggaagagtggaaggtagaggagggaagagagggagggaggtagagaagggaagagagggagatagagggaagagagggaggtggagaggcgggaagagagggaggtagagaggaaggaagagagggaggtagaggcgggaagagagggaggtagagaggagggaggtagaggagggaagagcGCATCAGGTGTGTCAGGTTGTCAGAAGTGCTAGTTAGACTGGCGGTGTACTTACGCCCTTAATGAGACCAGTCCTGATGCAGGGGCCTTTGGTGTCCATGGCGATGGCAACGGGCCTGTACTCCACGGTTCCAGGCTGGAAGCTCTCTGCAGCTTCGCGGATGAACTTGATGGTTTCAGCATGGTACTGCAAACACATGGACAACATGCATCAGCTATTGCATCAGGTAAACATCTGGCCTAAATGCAGGGCTCTTTTTGcactggttgcactggtgcgcctaactttttttcttaggtgcaccagcacaaaagttaggtgcacccaaattttcaaccacatcgcatttaacactgcagcaggttcactttttaggttgtcctatgacttatgatttacaattctacaagaaaagtaacttaatgaagtgttggtgctttaagtgcttcactgagctgaaatttaaacttaaaacatctcaagatgaattaaataaaaataacagtgagtaaatTAACAGTGCACGTCTTTTAAGGGCTTCTGCACAAACTGCACATCCCATGGCTCAATGTCTTACAGACTATCCTTCATGATCTttaggccttggctaaaccagctcgccatgctagcatcttccatagaaatgtatttgagcacaatttaaagagatgttccaagtagcctgggggatttttatctgattttgcaatgatgattgcaataatcatttgacagccccacaatgcaatttacattttttaattttagtatttttaaattttcaataagaacatcactatggttaatgcagtaacgaaattgtaggcctattattattattattgccatGCTCGATCTAAATGTGTCCTTTTAATTCAccgtacacaatgaccacagttatacatgcagggaatattcgggctttaaatgtagcagcgATATTCGGTTTGCGCCAAATAGGCTACCggattaaattgattgatgccatcagaatgagtttacacaacTCGCGCGGAAAAAgaatattgctgttgaaaaccgGGTTAGCCTACTCCATGCATGTAACTGCGGTCAATGACGCACTCCTTTTCGGCgatatctgtatctctgtcgttcgggaaggccttgtatgcattgttcgcaattttaagacgtctttttatctgcaatgactcctataaatttggcgcataagtggcattcctgtacgtcgggtttacgttcaaactatttttctggTGAATAATTATTTCGGACTGAACTTGGTGAAGGGAAGTTTCACTAGGCCTATCGTAGGCAACGATAAACTTCATCTCGTCATCTCGGGCTCGTctgatcggtttgctgctgccagccgctgaaaggcagtggggagaggggacatttatctcggcctatgtgaccacattgtaatgcaactacatccactctgtttatctaacgggtctctgacctctctctctctctgcagcacacgcattttcaaatttacacacaggcactgggccacggccaatcagaggggaggtcccgcccttcactatctgtgatttgtttaaaccacgatattggccaaatatgtgttattgaaccaaaggtagagtttcaatgcggacactttttcctctctcgaatAGCTGGTCGCACCGGTGCGACCTCCGATTTTCTTTAGTCGCACTTTTGAAAAATTAGGTTGgtcgcactctggagccctgAAATGTATTCATACTTGAAAACCACCAATCTACAAGACCTAGTTGGCTGTAAATGATTAATAGGAGAATATAGCACTAGTTTGAACATGTTTGATATGGGTAGGGAGGGACCAAGTTCACTTGTATCTCTACTTTTTCCACTCAAAGTGAAAAGGAGACCTACTGTATAGGCCTACAAAACCTGAGACAGTGGACTTTGACAaggattctgattctgatgggTGTCTGTGCGGCAGGATTCTGATTCTAGTTCTGATTCTGATGGGTGTCTGTCCTGCCCACTACAGTAAAATAACTCGGTAGGTGGAATCTCTCTGCTGGACGGACACCTCGTCCTGCAGAGCAACAGTTGTGCAGCGCAACAGCGCAGCAGGCTCGTCTTCAGCTGTAATACTATAGTTGCATAATTGGTGTTTATCCGACTGGGTACATTTCCAACTCCCGTGTCACATTGCCGTTGGCACGAAGGCCTTGTGGGCTGGTACATTCCTGGGTATTTATACATGTGCAGTATACATACATACGAGATGAGCTATGTGCTGAGGCACTTTCGCATATCGGATGCCCCACTAGCCACATATCCGTTCATAAATAATCTAATAATAGACACTGCTGCATGGGCACCTGGAGAACTATTGGCCCCTTATCAGAAACACGCAAACCTAGACAAGGAAAACTATTTAAGAGGTGAGGTGGTAATGACCAAATATGAAGTCCAGTTTTACTGTTAAAAATAGCTCCACCAGCCACAATTACTGAATTCAGTCATGACTATTACATGGTCCATGACCTTGGCCTCTACTTTACGACCTTGGCCTTTCCTTGTCGCCTCTTCTGTGATTTACGGCTCACTGGAATCAGTAAATGCGGCGGAGCCTGATTCAAGGACACACTGACCTCATGAGAGCCGTGAGAGAAGTTGAGGCGAGCGATGTTCATCCCAGCTTTGATCATCTCCTTCAGCTTGTCCACACAACGGGAGGCAGGTCCTGTGGAGGCACACAGGGCAGAGATGCACATCTTTTATCTGAGCAGACCTTTTGAGCAGACCTTTTCAAATGACTTccttccttgtttgtttacgcaaGCTCTCTGTGTTTAATTCAGCATTcacagcatttatttcagtattGTTTTGTAGGGATGTGCCTACTgcttagtgcttcggacttgaaaccggagggttgccggttcgaaccccgaccagtgggcacgGCTGaactgcccttgagcaaggcacctaacccctcactgctccccgagcgccgctgttgtagcaggcagctcacggcgccgggattagtgtgtgcttcacctgtgttcactgtgtgctgagtgtgtttcactaattcacggattgggataaatgcagagaccaaatttccttcatgggatcaaaaaagtatatatacttatacttatatacttatattagaTTTTTGCAAATATTTGATATGCCAATattttcaaactcattttcacCTATTGCCAATGACAGTGTAGAACAGGTCTGCATAATATTTTTTATTGGCCTATGACCACTGTTATGCCAATATTATCACATATCTATAGATCTATTATACTATATTTTATCAATGTTTTAGAGCATTCCATGAGACAAAAAGTCACATTTATGTGGCTTCCACAGGGCATGAATGaaaaactgaacacacacacacacacacacacacacacacacacacacacacacacacacacacacatgaatgagaAACTGAACTTGACACCCACATTCATTCCACCCACATTAtgaacacaacaaaacaaattctGACACTCCAACTTCATTGACGTTACATAGACCCTAAGAGGCATTCAAGGCCAGCAGGGAGTCAGTCGAGAGAGTGGACCACTGCACTGTACAGGCTGCGTCTGAATGAGTGATGAGTGTAATGAGGGGGCTGAACCAGAACAAGCTCTATCAGATGAATAGAACCAAGTAAACAGCCCCCTACAGCATGTGCAGCCATTACTGTAAGTTATGAGAGACGCTGAGGAGGTACTGACCAATGGTGCAGACCATGCCTGTGGTGCGGAACACGTTGGGCTCAGAGTCGATGTCCAGCAAACACATATGCTCCAGATAGGTGTCCGCCATGGCAGcatgcagctgctgctgctggatgaAGGCAGAGCCCATGTCTTTCATCTTCTGAGCCATGATGGGAGGATCTGCTGGGGtcctgcacaacacaacacaacacagcacaacacaacacaacacaacacagcacaacacaacacaacacaacacaacacaacacaacacaacagaggGTTAAGAGAGTGCTGGTCAATCTCCCtcagcttcacacacactcctgcttaTTATAGGACATTCTCATTTAACAGAATCTCTCAGGAGGCTCAACGTTCCAGTTTGGGGCACATGTAGCTGTGATTGAGGAATACCAATAAAAATGTAACCTTTtcaaataaacaacaaataaacaaccaGTTATATATGCTTCAAGTATGTACACTGTGCATAATCTATGAAACATGTGCCCCATTAACACTGAGCTATGGTAATGCCATATGCCATCATTGTCTCTGAGAGGTGCATTAGTCCGTGCAGGATATGTCAGCTGGCTGGTTCCTAACAGTTGCATACATTCCCCAGCTGTCTGCTCTGAGAGTTGGGGTGGGATCACATGACACCAGATAATGCCATTTGTCTCTGTTTAGGGCATAGCCCACATACAGCTTAATGTGCATTCACTATGCCATTGGGGTGAGTACACCATCTAACTATAGGGCAAAATGATTTTTCACTttggagaaaaataaaaatgtttacaGTAGTGCATATCCTGCACTTTGACTGAAATAGGTGCCGGTTAATGAATTTGAAATAAATAACAGTAAGTGACTTGTAAGGATGGTGCATTCATACAGAGAATGCAAATTCTTTGACCAGGTAAACTTGCAGTCACAAACTCAACACACCAGCATacatattactgtaattacaatcAGTTGAGCATACACATCTAAATTACAAAGCCATACACATTACTGGGAAAACATTTAAGGCAATTAGACTTATTTCTATTAAGAATATGCTATTGTAAAATTCTGTtgtattttactttttaaagtATTCCAGTGATACGTGTACAGTATATGCCACTAAAATAGAGTAATGCACCAGCTTGCAGACTGAAGAGTTGAAGGAAATCAGATCATATTTTTTTCAGAACAACTTGCGAATGGATTAAAAAAATAGACAAAGACAGCCTAATCTGGTAAATTCTCTGAAATGCTTTGAAGACAAAAGTCGCACCAGATATTGAATTGATTTTTCTGTGTTTACCACACTTTTTATGTATTGGATGAGAAAAACTATTCATGCCATCATTAAAGCATTTTCCCAGAAGTGCCACAAACTTTTGCTCAATACTGTTGATAAACTAAAAATGGTTTTACAACAGCCTAAAAATCAGCCTTTTAGTCAATATCCACAGTCACATTCCTCTTTGACTCAACAGAGACTGTAGTCCACATCTACCCCTCATCTTTTGCATTTCGTTGCCATCATCAGTCTACGTGGGAAAATAAATGTTGCTGTTAATTAAGTAATGTGGCCCCTTAATGTGGTTATCTTTCCTGATTCTATCCTACTTTTGCATCAGTAATGCATTAGCCTTGTGCCCTATCATCCTAATTGGCTGGTTCTTACCTTCGCCTGCTTGCAGAGACCTATGGGCGTTGCATCCGGACACCGGCTGCAATTAATCCCTAAACTAACCGGCACTACTTTCTGTGAAAAAGCGCGTTGTATCCTTCCGTGAGGAAAACGGGGATATTTTTAAACGTAGCACAACATTACCGGGAAATTCAGAAAATCATTTGACACCGTCAATGTTGAGACACTTGTCATCTACTATTAAGCATATAATATACCACCAATTTAGATCGTATTATTAACCTTTTCATAGCACCAGGGATTATTTTCTGTCGAATCCCCAATTACACCTTCGAAATTATGGATGTGATGCGGCAAAGGTCGCGACCAATCAGAAAACTTCCTGGGGTAGGCTACTTAAATCTGCCTTTCATACATTTCAGAAACGTTTGGTTTAGCTCGAAGTTCTCCAGTTTGTCTATTTAAGGTATGCAATTATATTTTTGGAACCAGGAAATCTTAAATCCGTTCTGTGAAACATTGTCAGTGATCAATAACACCCAATTTATATTGGCCGCTATCTGTGATGTTTGGGATACAATCAGTGAGTTTGACCCGTTTGGAGCAGTGTCACAGTTTAATGCTAAGCTATAAGTGAAATGGGCAGATGACTGAATCTGCTGCCAGAGCCCTCAGATGCACAGTGCTGTGCATGTCGTTCAAACAGAGATCTATATTTATGCCCCCGACATTGCTTTTATAGAGAACAAGGGCGTATTGTTCTGgctgcaccagcagcaccaatATAGAATAGCTTGCTTGGTCTCCCTGTGATGATAGATggtttatgttgtgtaatgtgTAAAGTGCTGCTAAATTTCCCCAGTTGAAATGGGATGCTTAATATGGGATGCCTGTCAGATGTATCCGTTTACTCTTCAATCATATTAGTGCCCTAGATCCCTAGTTAGTTTCCTTGCTAGCTTCAGCCAATGTAACGACAGAGAATggattttatttgtttataataTTTAGGTAGATatgatttcattttatttaatttaatttagttATTAGGACAACGCACAATGATCAGCATGTCTGTAAATGTATCAGTGCTAGCCCGCAGGCTCATTTCCAACTGCAGTCCTAATTGACTTGGCCAGTTGTTACAGGCAAGTTGGTCATGAAATTTAAATcacaaaaacagcaaaaaacacaagacaataaaaacaaaaacgagACACCATGAAGACAAACCACAAGTGTgcaacacacgcacagagaaaaaacaaacaaataaataaaacaaaaaacaggacATTCACACAACCCCCAAATACAGCATAAAACATAAATACCATGTATCAGCAAAGGTCCGTGTAAggctttgcagtgctttgttctatttgctctatccatctgatccaaataaaaatgtgtttttttttttttaacttgtcagcaaatagataattgctgctattttctaaatgtgtcattagtcacgcaagataaagacaaaaacagaaactggattggaaacaaaagtaaaattcagttaatattggattttttgccttttttacgGTTTTTGTTGGGCGTggttcagtagcctacagcaatgtaggctatttgctgttgaaattaataaatggataaatgATAAATTAGGTTTAGGCTACTCACtgttgtgtcttcgtttagcctaatgaaacctagtctagcgtaaagtgttaaataagcaaaaatgtcccatgtcaaacagtgcttatggcatggccatggtattcaaatatactgtagatatgttcaacataggctgaaagcTTTGTTTAACGTGCCATCTCCCAAAAATCGGAGAAGTTTTCgttattaatctctaaagtagGCTAGTGAGTCAAAATCACGAACAACTTCAGGCGGGGCTCTcttccaccatctagcctggcccagctagatggtgttctccccccggtgctcgtggttcagtccaaccacaAGCGCAAAAAAGGtaaattagaaaattgacgcatcatttaaatgtttaacttctgaacagaaaacagtaactgtgctcaattgaaaatcaaaataagcaacaattacccatttactgtgccgtcctaaagaatggataacggatttttaatatttttatattttttcatgttgttggattctctggttgttgcgttgtgttttagttctaaggtctgtattgaagatggtcaataaagcttgacggcgggatcaggatcggcgattagatgatgatttattgtagatggtacaacaatgaataacagaacacaggctagtctcaaacagtaaaactgtgcagagtctaacagttgtggttgttattagaagcggctgctgagccttcagacagaagatgctcctcgggtcgcttcctcgatccgtctccgtgtcaaaacctaagacaaaggctgttatactaaaacatacaaacgtcaatcatgccaacgtggcaggtgccaactAGTGTACAAAAAACGGCtctggccagatggagataggaacaggcagacatgctgtctccctcggcccatgttatcactgatgttcctcggatgttcctaaacatcggcctgtatgaccttcctactggtacacaggcctaaggcacagttatgtacaataatatggacctctccctgttgtatactacacacagaagtaacatatgaacacatcagaatacagtgagaataccccagaattctacagtcCCCCCTCTTGATCAATCAAAAAACAGGGTTTTTATAGATCAAACAATCGCAAAGAGTCTGATGTGTCCTaacaaaaaatagaaaaataataaaaccaAGCATTACTTCTCAGGCACtttaaggaaaagaaaagaagtgcAGGCACCTTGAAAGAAAACTTAAAAACTGATTATGTTGCTGATGATTATCTCACATTCTAAGGgtcaaaagaaaaggaaaacaaagtcatttGGAACTTCGGGAAACCGGCTATACAGTTCAGTTCAAAGGCAAAGTCTCTGTCCCAGATGTTGTCTGTGGCTCCCGGCAACCTCATAGGCACATGTGGAGTGAAAAGAAAGAGCAGTATCAGTTGAAGGATAGTCATGAAAACaacagtgtatatatatataatcatcTATTATAGGGGTGTAGCATCCTCCCAACCCTGGTCCCCCCCTGGTGCGTGTTCAGCTCCCTTACGGGTGGCCCCAGAAACCCACCTCTAGAACCAGGACTACAGGATTACTCTCCCCTCTCGATCTAGCTTAACTGTAATCATTCTCAAAAATCGGCAATCGCAATCGTATCCTCAGATTAAACATTTCATATATCAGTAATTACACATATTTAATCATCAAAATCAATTATAAGACTTATCTAAGTCTATAATTTTTCATAACATGAG
This DNA window, taken from Alosa sapidissima isolate fAloSap1 chromosome 11, fAloSap1.pri, whole genome shotgun sequence, encodes the following:
- the LOC121724582 gene encoding pyruvate kinase PKM-like, translating into MAQKMKDMGSAFIQQQQLHAAMADTYLEHMCLLDIDSEPNVFRTTGMVCTIGPASRCVDKLKEMIKAGMNIARLNFSHGSHEYHAETIKFIREAAESFQPGTVEYRPVAIAMDTKGPCIRTGLIKGSDTEEVKLVKGEMLKLTMDDQFKENCNEKNVWVDYKDMPKVVEVGKHVYLDNGSIRLMVKSVGNDFLECEIENGGTLGSKKGVNVRGASWDLPAVSEKDTKNLQFAVEHGVDMVFASFMRKAADVHAVRKAMGEKGKDIKVFSKIENHEGCRKFDEIMEASDGIMVARGNLGIEMPIEKVFLAQKMMIGRCNRIGKPVICGMQMLESMIKKPRPTRAESVDVANAVLDGADCLMLCGETAKGEYPVESVRMQHKICREAEAAMFHRQLFEELRRTSHLTRDPSECVAMGAVEASFKCCASAIIVLTKSGRSAHMLSRYRPRSLIMAVTRNEQTARQCHMYRGVKPVFYNKPAHDVWAEDVDQRVIFAMEMGKHRKYFKSGDVVIVVTGWRPGSGYTNTFRIVLVP